A genomic stretch from Mesoplodon densirostris isolate mMesDen1 chromosome 3, mMesDen1 primary haplotype, whole genome shotgun sequence includes:
- the FGF22 gene encoding fibroblast growth factor 22 — MGPTPVLAPPPWGVIPPPAALAPPPRSRIGLSQTLQSGQAALTTAPPRIPTHPLWLWPRPRGALLAPSGTLPPISQWQSRGRARGDQSRRRRAGRGAIRGGLWLGLAWLLLARAPGAAGTPNSPRRPRSYTHLESDVRWRRLFSSTHFFLCVEPSGHVQGTLWRDSPDSVFFEMRSIRVGVVALKAVNTGFYVAMNRRGRHSRSVSASAQGGLGCVGRARWGRVQRRAQGRSQPAPKRVCATFRECIEENGYNTYESVPWRHHGRPMFLALDGRGAPRRGVRTQRHHPSTHFLPVLVS; from the exons ATGGGCCCCACCCCTGTACTGGCCCCACCCCCGTGGGGAGTCATCCCGCCCCCTGCGGCTCTGGCCCCGCCCCCCAGGAGCCGCATTGGCCTGTCCCAGACTCTGCAGAGCGGTCAGGCCGCCCTGACCACGGCCCCGCCCCGCATCCCGACCCACCCACTGTGGCTCTGGCCCCGCCCCCGAGGCGCCCTATTGGCCCCGTCGGGCACTCTGCCCCCCATCTCGCAATGGCAGAGCCGCGGACGCGCGCGGGGAGACCAGAGCAGGCGGCGGCGAGCGGGGCGCGGGGCCATACGCGGCGGCCTGTGGCTGGGCCTGGCGTGGCTACTGCTGGCACGGGCGCCCGGCGCCGCGGGTACCCCGAACAGTCCGCGGAGACCGCGCAGCTACACGCATCTGGAGAGCGACGTGCGCTGGCGGCGCCTCTTCTCCTCCACCCACTTCTTCCTGTGTGTGGAACCCAGCGGCCACGTGCAGGGCACCCTCTGGCGCGACAGCCCTGACA GCGTCTTCTTCGAGATGCGCTCCATCCGCGTGGGCGTCGTGGCGCTCAAGGCCGTGAACACCGGCTTTTACGTGGCCATGAACCGCCGCGGCCGCCACTCCCGGTCGGTGAGTGCAAGTGCGCAGGGCGGGCTGGGGTGCGTGGGGCGCGCCCGGTGGGGGCGTGTCCAGAGGCGTGCCCAGGGCCGCTCACAGCCCGCCCCGAAGCGCGTCTGCGCTACGTTCCGGGAGTGCATCGAGGAGAACGGCTACAACACCTACGAGTCCGTGCCCTGGCGCCACCACGGCCGGCCCATGTTCCTGGCGTTGGACGGGCGGGGGGCCCCGAGGCGCGGGGTCCGCACGCAGAGACACCACCCGTCCACGCATTTCCTGCCCGTCCTGGTCTCCTAA